In the genome of Populus trichocarpa isolate Nisqually-1 chromosome 6, P.trichocarpa_v4.1, whole genome shotgun sequence, one region contains:
- the LOC7474678 gene encoding calmodulin-like protein 3, producing the protein MMMIITILLLVVLFLAGLINIYFYLPSKKLYAWLQSFASKNPPTAITPQVSHKERSITTSSLSISSSSGSPAYDEAELKSVFATFDKNGDGFITKQELRESFKNIRIFMTEKEVEEMVVKVDTNGDGLIDFEEFCILCKAIGVRDQGGDDEKEGQQDGGEGDLKEAFDVFDKDKDGLISVEELGLMLCSLGLKEGGRVEDCKEMIRKVDMDGDGMVNFDEFKRMMMRGGSKLVSVF; encoded by the coding sequence ATGATGATGATCATTACCATCTTGTTACTAGTAGTTTTGTTCCTGGCTGGCCTCATTAACATTTACTTCTATTTACCTTCCAAGAAATTGTACGCATGGCTCCAATCCTTTGCCTCTAAAAACCCTCCAACAGCCATCACTCCCCAAGTTTCTCACAAAGAAAGGAGTATTACTACTAGTAGTCTTAGTATCAGTAGTAGTAGTGGTAGTCCTGCTTATGACGAAGCTGAGCTAAAGAGCGTTTTTGCTACCTTTGACAAGAATGGAGATGGGTTTATAACAAAGCAAGAGTTGAGAGAGTCATTCAAGAACATAAGAATATTTATGACAGAGAAAGAAGTGGAAGAAATGGTGGTGAAAGTGGATACTAATGGAGATGGTTTGATAGATTTTGAAGAGTTCTGTATCCTGTGCAAGGCAATTGGGGTTCGAGATCAAGGAGGAGATGATGAGAAAGAAGGTCAACAAGATGGTGGAGAAGGGGATTTGAAGGAggcttttgatgtttttgataAAGATAAAGATGGGTTGATATCAGTTGAAGAGCTTGGTTTGATGTTGTGTTCTTTGGGGTTAAAGGAAGGTGGAAGAGTGGAGGATTGCAAGGAGATGATCAGGAAGGTCGATATGGATGGTGATGGGATGGTTAATTTTGATGAGTTTAAGAGGATGATGATGAGAGGTGGAAGCAAGCTTGTTTCTGTCTTCTAA